From one Microlunatus sp. Gsoil 973 genomic stretch:
- the lexA gene encoding transcriptional repressor LexA, giving the protein MAESNKPGTSRRTGKKIAGTSATPKSSLRSAANPRAASTSSSTPKRGRPRNADVEAQIEAARQRSAQHATVTPLPDGPADATGLTPRQRRVLEVIKDAVEARGYPPSIRELGEEVGLASSSSVAHQLKVLEQKGFLRRDPNRPRAMEVFLPQDFGATIPDQPGEPASVRRIGFGSGPGSTTDETAINDAFPAPVHVPLLGRIAAGGPILAEERYEDVFALPKQIVGDGELFLLEVSGDSMIDAAICDGDWVVVRREQTAENGDIVAALLDTEATVKTFKRADGHVWLMPHNEAYDPIDGDAASILGIVVAVLRRL; this is encoded by the coding sequence ATGGCCGAATCGAACAAGCCCGGCACCTCCCGCCGCACCGGAAAGAAGATCGCCGGCACGTCCGCGACACCGAAGTCGTCGCTGAGGTCAGCGGCGAATCCCCGAGCGGCGTCGACCTCGTCCTCGACGCCCAAGCGAGGGCGGCCGCGCAACGCCGACGTGGAGGCGCAGATCGAGGCTGCCCGGCAACGATCGGCACAACACGCCACCGTGACGCCACTGCCCGACGGACCGGCCGACGCGACCGGGCTGACCCCGCGCCAGCGGCGTGTCCTCGAGGTGATCAAGGACGCGGTGGAGGCCCGCGGCTATCCGCCGAGCATCCGGGAACTCGGCGAAGAGGTCGGCCTGGCCAGTTCCTCCAGCGTCGCCCATCAGCTCAAAGTCCTTGAACAGAAAGGTTTTCTGCGTCGGGACCCGAATCGCCCGCGGGCCATGGAGGTGTTCCTGCCGCAGGACTTCGGCGCCACGATCCCCGACCAGCCCGGCGAGCCTGCCTCGGTGCGCCGGATCGGCTTCGGTTCCGGGCCGGGTTCCACCACCGACGAGACGGCGATCAACGACGCCTTCCCGGCTCCGGTGCATGTCCCGTTGCTCGGCCGGATCGCCGCCGGCGGGCCGATCCTCGCCGAGGAACGTTACGAGGACGTCTTTGCGCTGCCCAAGCAGATCGTCGGCGACGGTGAGCTGTTCCTGCTCGAGGTGAGCGGGGATTCCATGATCGACGCCGCCATCTGCGACGGTGACTGGGTTGTGGTCCGGCGGGAGCAGACCGCCGAGAACGGCGACATCGTCGCTGCCCTGCTCGACACCGAGGCGACCGTGAAGACCTTCAAGCGGGCCGACGGCCATGTCTGGCTGATGCCGCACAACGAGGCGTACGACCCGATCGATGGTGACGCGGCCTCGATCCTGGGGATCGTGGTCGCCGTACTCCGGAGGCTGTGA
- a CDS encoding aminotransferase class V-fold PLP-dependent enzyme translates to MRFPIARVRPRPDPGSHPTVDRIRTFDVELLRRHFDFPRLGRVVTNNAASTQPPRELTALYAELAAGYENVHRGQSDASVRTTERFERSYDTVANWLNAPSRRSIVLCRNTTEAINTAMYSLLTEFVDGDNVVTTLLEHNSNFVPWHGLTRELLPRFGRRVELRLARFDHQTGTLDLDHLSRLVDSRTKIICCSGASNFLGSKPPIDRLRQIADASGYAQPDGSRRSLLLIDGAQLVPTAAVDVQQSDVDYLAFSFHKLLAPFGVGVLCAKEDLLARARPFLYGGDMIAEGQVFPDAVGYNQLPWKYAAGTPNILGAIVSAEALRLLLDLVDEATGRGGTEGPATPWFGSPAPFPRSAIEQTMAVIADHTRRLTCHALDQLQQIPGITIYGPRSAADRAPLVAFNIAGRRPIDIATALNRLGVESRAGCHCATLAHHELGLDPPASCRLSFAVYNTLDDVARAVGALRRIVGATRRTLHRTIV, encoded by the coding sequence ATGAGATTCCCGATCGCCCGGGTCCGGCCTCGGCCGGATCCGGGCAGCCACCCCACGGTCGACCGGATCCGGACCTTCGACGTCGAACTGCTCCGCAGGCACTTCGACTTTCCGCGGCTCGGCCGGGTCGTCACCAACAATGCGGCCAGCACCCAGCCGCCGCGGGAGCTGACCGCGCTGTACGCCGAGCTCGCCGCCGGTTACGAGAACGTGCATCGCGGGCAGTCGGACGCGTCCGTTCGGACCACTGAACGGTTCGAGCGCTCCTACGACACGGTCGCGAACTGGCTGAACGCTCCGAGCCGGCGCAGCATCGTGCTCTGTCGGAACACGACCGAGGCGATCAACACGGCGATGTACAGCCTGCTCACCGAGTTCGTCGACGGCGACAACGTGGTCACCACACTGCTCGAGCACAACTCCAACTTCGTGCCATGGCACGGCCTGACCCGGGAGCTGCTGCCCCGGTTCGGACGACGGGTCGAGCTCCGGCTGGCCCGGTTCGACCATCAGACCGGCACCCTCGACCTTGATCATCTCAGCCGTCTGGTGGACAGTCGTACCAAGATCATCTGCTGCTCCGGTGCGTCCAACTTCCTCGGCAGCAAGCCGCCGATCGACCGGCTCCGGCAGATCGCCGACGCCAGCGGGTACGCCCAGCCGGACGGCTCCCGCCGTTCGCTGTTGCTGATCGACGGTGCCCAATTGGTGCCGACGGCCGCGGTCGACGTCCAGCAGAGCGATGTGGACTACCTGGCCTTCTCCTTCCACAAACTGCTGGCGCCGTTCGGGGTCGGCGTGCTCTGTGCCAAGGAGGATCTGCTGGCCCGGGCCAGGCCGTTCCTGTACGGCGGGGACATGATCGCCGAGGGACAGGTCTTCCCCGATGCCGTCGGCTACAACCAGTTGCCGTGGAAGTACGCCGCCGGTACGCCCAACATCCTCGGTGCGATCGTCTCCGCCGAGGCGTTGCGGCTGCTGCTCGATCTGGTCGACGAGGCGACCGGGCGTGGCGGCACGGAAGGCCCGGCTACGCCCTGGTTCGGCTCGCCCGCGCCGTTCCCCCGGTCGGCGATCGAGCAGACGATGGCGGTGATCGCCGACCACACCCGACGGCTGACCTGCCACGCCCTCGACCAGTTGCAGCAGATCCCCGGAATCACGATCTACGGACCGCGATCGGCCGCCGACCGCGCTCCTCTGGTCGCCTTCAACATCGCCGGGCGCCGTCCGATCGACATCGCCACGGCATTGAATCGGCTGGGCGTGGAATCGCGGGCCGGCTGTCATTGCGCGACACTTGCCCATCACGAGCTCGGCCTCGACCCGCCGGCCAGCTGTCGGTTGAGCTTCGCCGTCTACAACACCCTCGACGACGTCGCCCGGGCCGTCGGCGCCTTGCGCCGCATCGTCGGCGCGACACGCCGGACCCTACATCGAACAATTGTTTGA
- a CDS encoding alpha-amylase family protein, with protein sequence MTAEIDAEVAAHSRWWTRPFGMLQTNLREIDAGLDVEKTLDDIQRHGADTWLISVGGILAFHPSDLAFQTRNPWLAQRPSGDLVGDALRAAHRRGMRLMARMDFSKVAEPIADANPDWCFRTTDGRRQTIHSLVSVCPNGDYYQRRTFDIIDEVLHRYPVDGFFFNWFGFNEIDYNGVRWGVCHCDRCAVGFAAATGGQELPTGPESATYPRWQAFCRDVLDDLTGRIRNHIAAGRPDAALILGKRSDIVFHEANNKVGRELWPHATAEAVSAAKTARPDVPVLVNATMFVDMPYRMAAEDPNHVAQYFVQAIARGANPSTYLMGPTGAIRYDGLQVAGQITRFHRRWSSVYGHLRPAAPIGLVRPDPAAMTPDDHQAAVEEFRGWYTALQEGHVPFDVLPLDRLAEAGKLGVLDRFDGLVLPDLGQLGEVEARTITTLTSRSAALIVSGSTRIDDERVLAEHHGFTATRSSYVTDGSRLLPVYGSLLELEPRPDSERRFSLMPQAPFAPPEKAYGHRVSRVPAMMITRTNGRPTVRIAWTIGRSLREFGTADIRRVMLDAVHDAVGPAITEGSELPEQLELIMARNDTGLVVHLINVGSARRRGFGPPVPIDGARLHLPADVGSRVRCLVTEGGCRTTVEGAGLVIELPRIDLFEVLTITP encoded by the coding sequence ATGACGGCCGAGATCGATGCCGAGGTTGCCGCCCACAGCCGTTGGTGGACGCGGCCGTTCGGGATGCTGCAGACCAACCTGCGGGAGATCGACGCAGGACTGGACGTGGAGAAGACGCTGGACGACATCCAGCGTCACGGCGCCGACACCTGGCTGATCAGTGTCGGCGGCATCCTCGCCTTCCATCCCAGTGACCTGGCGTTCCAGACTCGCAACCCGTGGCTGGCCCAGCGGCCCAGCGGCGACCTGGTCGGCGACGCATTGCGGGCCGCCCATCGGCGCGGCATGCGGCTGATGGCGCGGATGGACTTCTCCAAGGTCGCCGAACCGATCGCCGACGCCAATCCGGACTGGTGCTTCCGGACGACGGACGGGCGGCGGCAGACGATCCACAGCCTGGTCAGCGTCTGCCCGAACGGCGACTACTACCAGCGCCGTACCTTCGACATCATCGACGAGGTCCTCCATCGGTACCCGGTCGACGGGTTCTTCTTCAACTGGTTCGGGTTCAACGAGATCGACTACAACGGCGTCCGGTGGGGCGTCTGCCACTGCGATCGCTGCGCCGTTGGGTTCGCTGCCGCGACCGGCGGACAGGAGCTGCCGACCGGCCCGGAGTCGGCGACCTATCCGCGATGGCAGGCCTTCTGCCGGGACGTGCTGGACGACCTGACCGGCCGGATCCGGAACCACATCGCGGCCGGCCGGCCCGATGCCGCGCTGATCCTCGGCAAGCGCTCCGACATCGTCTTCCACGAGGCGAACAACAAGGTCGGCCGCGAACTCTGGCCGCATGCCACGGCGGAGGCGGTGAGTGCGGCGAAGACAGCCCGGCCCGACGTCCCCGTGCTGGTGAACGCGACGATGTTCGTCGACATGCCCTACCGGATGGCGGCCGAGGATCCCAACCACGTTGCCCAGTACTTCGTGCAGGCGATCGCCAGGGGTGCCAACCCGTCGACCTATCTGATGGGACCCACGGGCGCGATCCGCTATGACGGGCTGCAGGTCGCCGGACAGATCACCCGATTCCATCGTCGGTGGAGTTCGGTGTACGGCCACCTGCGGCCGGCCGCTCCGATCGGCCTGGTCCGTCCCGACCCGGCCGCGATGACTCCCGATGATCATCAGGCGGCGGTTGAGGAGTTCCGTGGCTGGTATACGGCCCTGCAGGAGGGTCACGTGCCCTTCGACGTCCTGCCGCTGGACCGGTTGGCCGAGGCCGGGAAGCTCGGCGTCCTCGACCGGTTCGACGGCCTCGTGCTGCCCGATCTCGGTCAGCTCGGCGAGGTGGAGGCCCGAACGATCACCACGCTGACGAGCAGGTCCGCGGCGTTGATCGTCAGCGGGTCAACCCGGATCGATGATGAACGCGTACTGGCCGAACACCACGGATTCACCGCGACCCGATCCAGCTATGTGACCGACGGCAGCCGGCTGCTGCCGGTGTACGGGTCGCTGCTGGAACTCGAGCCTCGGCCCGACAGCGAACGCCGGTTCAGCCTGATGCCGCAGGCGCCGTTCGCTCCGCCGGAGAAGGCCTACGGCCACCGGGTCAGCCGGGTCCCGGCGATGATGATCACGCGGACGAACGGTCGTCCGACGGTCCGCATCGCCTGGACGATCGGGCGGAGCCTGCGGGAGTTCGGCACCGCCGACATCCGCCGGGTGATGCTCGACGCGGTCCACGACGCGGTCGGTCCGGCGATCACCGAGGGCAGCGAACTTCCCGAGCAGCTCGAATTGATCATGGCACGGAACGACACCGGTCTGGTGGTCCATCTGATCAACGTCGGCAGCGCCCGACGACGCGGGTTCGGCCCGCCGGTGCCGATCGACGGCGCCCGGTTGCACCTGCCGGCCGACGTCGGCAGCCGGGTCCGCTGCCTGGTCACCGAGGGTGGCTGCCGGACAACCGTCGAGGGAGCCGGTCTGGTCATCGAGCTGCCGCGGATCGACCTCTTCGAGGTGCTGACCATCACACCCTGA
- a CDS encoding iron-siderophore ABC transporter substrate-binding protein — translation MTRTVRTLVATLSVLCIALLAACQSSAGSRGAATPSSPAGSADGASGFPVTITHAFGSTTIQKKPERVVTWGFGSTDAALALGVVPVAIPQQTYGGDKQGVLPWIKDKLTAMGAETPTILPNPSGSDTVPYEKIAAARPDVILANYSGITKQQYDTLTKIAPTVAYPDQPWSTPWQDVVKSTGEALGRSAEAQKLIDDIVATIKQKAAEYPQLNGRTVAAVWDVGGTFYVYKKADSRVQFLTDLGLESAPSVDELANGDSSFYYTLSYEKTSQLTSDILVVYADDQKGIDTFLGKPYAKSMPQVRAGHVAPVVGQEFVAAVSPPTVLSLPWGIDGYLKALAKAV, via the coding sequence GTGACCCGAACCGTGCGCACCCTCGTCGCAACGCTGAGCGTCCTGTGCATCGCCCTGTTGGCCGCTTGCCAATCGTCGGCAGGCAGCCGCGGCGCGGCGACACCGAGCAGCCCGGCTGGCTCGGCCGACGGGGCGTCCGGCTTCCCGGTCACGATCACCCATGCCTTCGGGTCGACAACGATCCAGAAGAAGCCCGAGCGGGTGGTCACCTGGGGATTCGGCAGCACTGACGCCGCCCTGGCTCTCGGGGTCGTTCCGGTGGCGATACCGCAGCAGACCTACGGCGGCGACAAACAGGGGGTGCTGCCGTGGATCAAGGACAAGCTGACCGCGATGGGCGCCGAGACCCCGACGATCCTGCCGAATCCGTCCGGGTCGGACACCGTCCCGTACGAGAAGATCGCGGCGGCACGACCCGACGTGATCCTGGCCAACTACTCCGGCATCACCAAGCAGCAGTACGACACCCTGACCAAGATCGCGCCGACGGTCGCCTATCCGGACCAGCCCTGGTCCACTCCCTGGCAGGACGTGGTGAAGTCCACCGGTGAGGCGCTGGGCAGGTCCGCTGAGGCGCAGAAGCTGATCGACGACATCGTGGCCACGATCAAGCAGAAGGCCGCTGAGTATCCGCAACTGAACGGCAGGACGGTTGCCGCGGTGTGGGACGTCGGCGGCACCTTCTACGTCTACAAGAAGGCCGATTCGCGGGTTCAGTTCCTGACCGATCTCGGGCTGGAGTCGGCCCCGAGCGTCGACGAGCTGGCCAACGGCGACTCGAGCTTCTACTACACGTTGAGCTATGAGAAGACCAGCCAGCTGACCAGCGACATCCTCGTCGTCTATGCAGACGATCAGAAGGGTATCGACACGTTCCTCGGCAAGCCGTACGCGAAGTCCATGCCGCAGGTCAGGGCCGGTCACGTTGCCCCGGTTGTCGGTCAGGAGTTCGTAGCCGCCGTGTCGCCCCCGACCGTGCTCTCGCTGCCCTGGGGGATCGACGGCTACCTGAAGGCACTGGCCAAGGCGGTCTGA
- the sthA gene encoding Si-specific NAD(P)(+) transhydrogenase produces MEHEFDYDLAVIGSGPGGQRAAIMAAKLGKRVCVIDARTMVGGVCVNTGTIPSKTLREAVLYLTGMQLRELYGASYRVKDEITVTDLLGRLQHVIGREVEVIRSQLLRNHVELIPGVARFADEHSLDVTVDGPVQLHAAEHRTVTANKIIVAVGTMPARPSHIRFDGIRVLDSDQILSVDKVPDSLVVVGAGVIGVEYASIFAALGTRVTLVEKRPNMLDFCDPEIVESLKFHLRDQTMSFRFGEEVAQVESGERGTITTLASGKRIAAEAVMYSAGRQGNTARLDLAEAGLEADERGRLVVDEHYRTAVPHIYAVGDVIGFPALAATSMDQGRLAAAHAFDEPAHDLAALQPIGIYTIPEISFCGKTEAELTKESVPFEVGISRYRELARGQIIGDPYGMLKLVVHAETRHILGVHVFGTNATELVHIGQAIMGCGGTIDYLVDTVLNYPTLSEAYKVAALDVTNKLRAVDRLADSMLVTDRTGLVGS; encoded by the coding sequence ATGGAGCACGAATTCGACTATGACCTGGCGGTCATCGGGTCGGGGCCGGGCGGGCAACGAGCCGCGATCATGGCCGCCAAGCTCGGCAAGCGGGTCTGCGTGATCGACGCCCGCACCATGGTCGGCGGGGTCTGCGTCAACACGGGCACCATTCCGTCGAAGACCCTCCGCGAGGCCGTCCTCTATCTCACCGGGATGCAGCTTCGCGAGCTGTACGGCGCCAGCTACCGGGTCAAGGACGAGATCACCGTCACCGATCTGCTCGGCCGGCTCCAGCATGTGATCGGCCGTGAGGTCGAGGTGATCAGATCCCAGTTGCTGCGCAACCACGTCGAGCTGATTCCCGGCGTTGCCCGGTTCGCCGACGAACACAGCCTGGACGTCACTGTCGACGGACCGGTGCAACTGCACGCCGCCGAGCACCGCACCGTCACCGCGAACAAGATCATCGTCGCCGTCGGCACCATGCCGGCCCGGCCGTCTCACATTCGCTTCGACGGGATCCGGGTGCTCGACTCCGACCAGATCCTCAGCGTGGACAAGGTCCCCGATTCGTTGGTCGTCGTCGGCGCCGGGGTGATCGGTGTGGAGTACGCGTCGATCTTCGCCGCACTCGGCACCCGGGTGACACTGGTCGAGAAACGCCCGAACATGCTGGACTTCTGCGATCCCGAGATCGTCGAGTCCCTCAAGTTCCACCTGCGTGACCAGACGATGTCCTTCCGCTTCGGCGAGGAGGTCGCCCAGGTGGAGTCCGGCGAGCGCGGCACCATCACCACCCTCGCCTCCGGCAAGCGGATCGCGGCCGAGGCGGTGATGTACTCGGCTGGACGGCAGGGCAACACCGCCCGACTTGATCTTGCCGAAGCTGGTCTCGAGGCCGACGAGCGCGGACGCCTCGTGGTCGACGAGCACTACCGGACCGCAGTTCCGCACATCTACGCGGTCGGCGACGTGATCGGGTTCCCCGCTCTGGCGGCTACGTCGATGGATCAGGGTCGGCTGGCCGCCGCCCACGCCTTCGACGAGCCGGCTCACGATCTTGCCGCGCTGCAGCCGATCGGGATCTACACGATCCCGGAGATCAGCTTCTGCGGAAAGACCGAGGCGGAGTTGACCAAGGAATCGGTGCCCTTCGAGGTCGGCATCTCGCGCTACCGGGAACTGGCCCGGGGCCAGATCATCGGTGACCCGTACGGGATGCTGAAGTTGGTCGTGCATGCCGAGACCCGGCACATCCTCGGCGTCCATGTCTTCGGCACGAACGCCACCGAACTGGTCCACATCGGCCAGGCGATCATGGGCTGCGGGGGAACGATCGACTATCTGGTCGACACCGTGCTCAACTATCCGACGCTGTCCGAGGCGTACAAGGTCGCGGCACTGGACGTGACCAACAAGCTGCGTGCGGTGGATCGGCTGGCCGACTCGATGCTGGTCACCGATCGGACCGGCCTGGTCGGCAGTTGA
- a CDS encoding aminotransferase class V-fold PLP-dependent enzyme, protein MEAVDLALLEEFGLDPDVLHLNHGAFGVAPIAVRREAEAWRDRAERNPNHFNSVELPGHVAQARSDAAAWLGVDAEAVGWVRNVSEGASAVLGSLDLGRGDEIVVCNHGYGAVRMAAEHWAARRGAAVRVASFPLGAEDDEIIAAFVAASGPRSRLVIVDQITSPTATVLPVAAIAAAVGVPVLVDAAHVPGSLQVDIEHLGVAYWVGNLHKWAFTPRGTALLWTREDLRPRTPPSVLSWQLHDGYAEAFDHPGTGDYSGWLAAPAGLDFWTRLGGWEQIDRQSAMLDAAQKQLADVLGTSLDGLPVTPAPTMRMVRLPDRLFGDGDDSATRAERQRLSSEYGIQVPTSRFEGEQVIRIAGAAYNTPEDYERLADALVAILAGNS, encoded by the coding sequence ATGGAGGCCGTGGATCTCGCGCTGCTAGAGGAATTCGGACTCGACCCTGACGTGCTGCACCTGAACCACGGTGCCTTCGGCGTCGCGCCGATCGCCGTCCGCCGGGAGGCCGAGGCCTGGCGCGACCGTGCGGAACGCAACCCGAATCACTTCAACTCCGTCGAGTTGCCAGGACACGTCGCGCAGGCCAGGAGCGATGCGGCGGCCTGGCTCGGCGTCGATGCGGAGGCGGTCGGCTGGGTGCGCAACGTGTCCGAGGGTGCATCGGCCGTGCTCGGCTCGCTTGATCTTGGACGGGGCGATGAGATCGTGGTCTGCAACCACGGCTACGGCGCGGTCCGGATGGCGGCCGAGCACTGGGCTGCTCGGCGTGGCGCGGCGGTCAGGGTGGCGAGCTTCCCGTTGGGCGCCGAGGACGACGAGATCATCGCGGCCTTCGTCGCAGCCAGCGGGCCACGCAGCCGTCTGGTCATCGTTGACCAGATCACCTCCCCCACGGCGACCGTGCTGCCGGTCGCCGCCATCGCGGCGGCGGTCGGTGTGCCGGTGCTGGTCGATGCCGCTCACGTGCCGGGCAGCCTGCAGGTCGACATCGAGCACCTCGGCGTGGCGTACTGGGTCGGGAACCTGCACAAGTGGGCCTTCACGCCGCGTGGCACCGCCCTGCTGTGGACCAGGGAGGATCTCCGCCCCCGGACGCCACCGAGTGTGCTGAGCTGGCAACTGCACGACGGCTACGCCGAGGCGTTCGACCATCCGGGTACCGGTGATTACTCGGGTTGGCTCGCGGCACCCGCGGGCCTGGACTTCTGGACCCGGCTGGGCGGCTGGGAACAGATCGATCGGCAGAGCGCGATGCTGGACGCCGCTCAGAAGCAGCTGGCCGACGTCCTGGGCACCTCGCTGGACGGTCTGCCGGTCACTCCGGCGCCGACGATGCGGATGGTACGGCTTCCTGATCGGCTGTTCGGTGACGGCGACGACTCGGCTACCCGTGCCGAACGCCAGCGGTTGAGCTCTGAATACGGCATCCAGGTTCCGACCTCCCGCTTCGAGGGCGAACAGGTGATCAGAATCGCCGGCGCGGCCTACAACACACCCGAGGACTACGAGCGGCTGGCCGACGCCCTGGTCGCCATCCTCGCCGGTAATTCCTGA